CGCAGAATGAGTTGCTCCGCTTCCCCGTTGACCGGCACGGTCCGTTTCTTCTCCTCCACCACAACAACGGCGTTTTCGACGGCTGGATGCTCCTTGAGCACGGATTCAATTTCTTCGAGTTCAATCCGATGCCCTCGAATCTTAACCTGGTGATCAGCTCGCCCTAGAAATTCAAGGCCGCCATCGGGCAGGAAACGGGCGAGATCTCCCGTGCGATAAAGCCGCGCATGAGGGTCGGGAGAGAAGGGGTTTGAAACAAAACATTTCGCGTTGAGTTCCGGCCGGTTGAAATAGCCGCGCGACACGCCCGGTCCTCCCACGTAAATCTCGCCGCTCGCGCCGTTGACAACAGGCTGCATCTGAGGGTCGAGGACGAACACCTGCGAACCCGGGATCGCCCGGCCGATCGACACTGTACGTGCGTTGGGACGGCGTTCGCATCGATGAACCGTGGACCACACCGTCGCTTCCGTCGGGCCATATTCATTATAGAGTGTCGCCTTGGGCAGCAGGGCATGATGACGATCCACCAATGCGGCAGGACAACTTTCTCCCGCCACGATCACCGTCTTCAAGCTTCCGAGCGCGCTGAACTGGTCGAGCAAGACGGCATAGAGTGAAGGCAGGCAGAGCAGGTGCGTGATTCCGTGGCGCGCGATGAGGTCGGCGAGTTCCGACGCTGTCTGGCGGGAATATTCGTGCGGCAACACGAGCGCGCCGCCCTGGCACAAGGTCCAAAAGATGCCGGCGATGGAACTGTCAAACGCGTGTGACGACAGCAGGAGGAATTTTTCAACGGGCTCAGGATAATACGCAAACCGGGCTTCGGTGGAATGCAGCAGGTTCCCGTGCGTCACCATCACGCCCTTGGGTTTTCCCGTTGAGCCCGATGTATAGATAATATAGGCGAGGTTCTCCCGTCCGCTCCGGCACACAGGATCCGTCGCCGGTTCGTCGCTCGCCTTGAACCAGTCCGAGTCCAGTTGCTGAATCTCGCCATCGAAGTCGATGGGCGCGAGGTGACTCTGGGTCAGCACCAGTTGCACGCGCGCATCGGCAAGAATGACCTGCTGCCGCTCAATGGGATATCCGGGATCGATCGGAAGGTAAGCGCCGCCGGCTTTGAGAATGCCAAGGATTCCAAGAATCATTTCTGCCGACCGCTCAACGCGCAATCCTACCAAAGAATCGGGTCCGACATTGCGCTTTTGCAAAAAAT
Above is a genomic segment from Verrucomicrobiia bacterium containing:
- a CDS encoding amino acid adenylation domain-containing protein; the protein is MGTCVETNAADAVVSGRLIERSHAYEPAITERIHQLFERLAASQPGAVALAFEDQQLTYAEVNARANQLAHFLQKRNVGPDSLVGLRVERSAEMILGILGILKAGGAYLPIDPGYPIERQQVILADARVQLVLTQSHLAPIDFDGEIQQLDSDWFKASDEPATDPVCRSGRENLAYIIYTSGSTGKPKGVMVTHGNLLHSTEARFAYYPEPVEKFLLLSSHAFDSSIAGIFWTLCQGGALVLPHEYSRQTASELADLIARHGITHLLCLPSLYAVLLDQFSALGSLKTVIVAGESCPAALVDRHHALLPKATLYNEYGPTEATVWSTVHRCERRPNARTVSIGRAIPGSQVFVLDPQMQPVVNGASGEIYVGGPGVSRGYFNRPELNAKCFVSNPFSPDPHARLYRTGDLARFLPDGGLEFLGRADHQVKIRGHRIELEEIESVLKEHPAVENAVVVVEEKKRTVPVNGEAEQLILRRLSELDPVDAERLLDEIGSAGAMEPANPVATPEGANGHHARNCPEYDLQLTLRNPEFINTPRPSQRTWLLNRLMDEAEADLLAYHTLAQDMVPGAELSLNTLLADRGSADLSEQEILEDWHIPLMRAMARGVTAAHGDILEIGFGRGVAAGFLQDCGVRSHTIIECNDSIISRFFEPWRKQHAGRDIRLVRGKWQDVIDSLDQFDGIFFQTYPLNEKEFAEYLSRSVVFAEHFFPIAAKHLRAGGAFTYLTHEIDSLSRRHQRLILRHFKSIQLSIERLKLPSDCRDLWWSNSMVVATAIK